A window of the Cicer arietinum cultivar CDC Frontier isolate Library 1 chromosome 6, Cicar.CDCFrontier_v2.0, whole genome shotgun sequence genome harbors these coding sequences:
- the LOC101501401 gene encoding vesicle-associated protein 4-2: MAVADPKPHSEPKVWNFFKLPFRHSSTASSGTTSSSANLHHHHNPNNNNNHNPPVEGSTSHSSNSVSSVARSLLPTRRRLKLDPSNKLYFPYEPGKQVRSAIKIKNTSKSHVAFKFQTTAPKSCFMRPPGAILAPGESIIATVFKFVEQPENNEKPEKSGLKFKIMSLKVKGPIDYVPELFDEQKDQVAVEQILRVVFLEPERPSPVLEKLKRQLADADAALEARKKPAEDAGPKIIGEGLVIDEWKERRERYLAKQQGEVVVDSV, translated from the exons atGGCCGTTGCTGATCCCAAACCTCACTCCGAACCTAAGGTCTGGAATTTCTTCAAGCTTCCTTTTCGCCATTCAAGCACCGCTTCCAGCGGAACGACGTCGTCTTCTGCTAACCTTCATCATCACCACAACcctaacaacaataacaatcaCAATCCTCCCGTTGAGGGTTCCACTTCTCACTCTTCCAATTCAGTTTCTTCTGTTGCCAGATCGCTTCTCCCAACACGACGTCGTCTCAAGCTTGATCCTTCTAACAAGCTTTACTTCCCTT ATGAGCCAGGAAAACAGGTTAGGAGTGCCATCAAGATTAAAAACACCAGTAAATCTCATGTAGCTTTCAAG TTTCAAACAACTGCACCGAAAAGCTGTTTCATGCGTCCTCCTGGGGCTATCCTTGCACCTGGTGAGAGTATCATAGCAACCG TGTTCAAGTTTGTAGAGCAACCAGAAAATAATGAAAAGCCCGAAAAAAGTGGactcaaatttaaaatcatgagTTTGAAGGTCAAAGGTCCAATTGATTACGTCCCTGAGCTg TTTGATGAGCAGAAGGACCAGGTAGCAGTTGAGCAGATTTTGCGAGTTGTTTTTCTAGAGCCAGAGCGTCCAAGTCCT GTTTTGGAAAAACTGAAGCGTCAGCTTGCTGATGCTGATGCTGCCCTTGAAGCACGTAAGAAACCTGCTGAAGATGCGGGCCCTAAAATTATTGGGGAAGGGCTTGTCATAGACGAATGG AAAGAGAGGAGGGAAAGATATCTTGCTAAGCAACAGGGCGAAGTGGTTGTAGATTCTGTATAG